Genomic segment of Candidatus Hydrogenedentota bacterium:
ATCTTGAGTCGCATCGCCCGGATGTGCTCAAACAGCACGGGCAGGCTCTCGCAGTAGCCAAGCTCGTTCGTTCCAAACGTGTAGCACACCGCAATCTTGTTCTGGTCCGCATTGCGTTGCAGCTCGTCCTCCGAGAGTTCGCACTCCCATGGCGCGATTTCCGGTTTGGAAAACGAGAATCGCATGGCCCGCTTGATACTCGGGATGCGCGCCGTGGCTGGCACATCAAGGCGCCCCACCCCCTGCAGGACGCAATACGGCCACAGAAAATGGTCCCACTCGTCGCCTGCGCTCACCATGTGCCGGTTTCCGATCTGCTTCGCGAGCGCCGCAGCCTTCGGCATGTACTCAATCCAATACGGATCGTATACGGCAAAGCACCGGCTGCGAATGAGCCACCCCGCGTAATGCGCATCGAACGAATGAGCCTGATGTATACCGTAGGCGATTCCTCTGGCTTCTCGTTCCCATCGGCGGAATACGCGGTACGTGAGGTCCCACGCCCGGTCGCTTTCCGCGGTTTCGTCAATCACGGTCAGATGCGTCCCCGGAAGCGGAGTGGACGATTTTGTATGCAGCAGATCGACTTGGGACAGCCGAAATCGAGAGACCGCCTCCGGCAGTGGCGTCCGGTCGGTGAACGCCAGCTTGCGCGAAAAATAAACATCGGGCCAGAGATAGAAATTGAAGCGCCCGTAAAATCCCGGCGACTTTCCCGCCGGATCGTTCCAGATCTCCCGCTGGCGGGACGGATAGGTCGCGCTTCCATACCAAACCGGGAACTCCTTCTCGCGAACCTCATCCCAGTTAAAGAACTCCCCCATGACGCCGTAGGCGGTCTGGGCGTACGGAATGGTTTCCTTGTTCATCGACAAAGGCTGGTCGTAAGCGTGTTCGTGTGGCAGGTAGACGGCTTCGGTTGATTCAATGCCCCAACGCCGCATGAGGCCCTCATAGAGGTCCGCGTAGCTCTCGAAGTGCAACGCCTCCGACAGCGTCGCGATCGGTTCAAGCATCGATTTGGCATGGCTGCCCAGAGTGCACCACAGCACATCGAAATAGGAGTTTACGAGAAGTAGTTGTTCCATGACGCGGCAGCCAAAGTACGGCCACTTGTTCCAGCGCGGATCGTCGAATTCCGCCCAATACGTGTCGAAGACGTACCCCGCGGCTTCAGACATCCACGCGAATGTCGGCACAACCGCGCCGCCATCTCCATACATGTGCGACGAATCGATCAAAAGCATGGCGAGCTTTGTGCCCTTCGGGTAGTACTCGGAGAAATACTTCCAGGGGGCGCGGCCTGTCTCGTACAATCCTGTTTGGTCCGCAGGCTTCGATGCGGCGGAGGGACTCAACGCGGCTTCGGTCTCTGCCGAGGCGCTGCCTATACCCATCTCCAAGACACCCGATATAACGGAGCCCGCCGCGCATCGTTCCAGGAATTGCCTGCGTCCCATATCCGGTTGCATGACTGTGTCCCCCCCCTCGGTAAGCGCCAGCGTCCGCAAATGCCGTTGACCGCGAACGCGCAGATCCGGCGGCACCCGGAACCTAACACAAAGCGCGTTTCAACAGCGATAGGGTCGGTCTAGAGATCCGAGGGAACAAGTGGCGGTGGCGTATCCGGAGACGGGACGGGCGTGGTCACCGGCGGCAGGCCTCCCTGCAACTGTTCTTCAATCGCGCGCCGCTCCAGTTGTTCTTCCATCACCTGCCGCTCCTGGTCCTGGATCGGATTCTCAGGCGGGTAGGTACCATCGAGAAACACTTCATTGAACTTGTCGCCGTAGAAACCCGGCACGCCGTTCCGCTGCGTCATTCGATCCACTTCGATAAACTTGAGCCCCTGATCTTCGGGTACTGGGAATTTCTCGATCGGAATGTCCTCGTGCGCCTTAATCATGAATTCCGTCCAAATCGGGCACGCAAGACGCCCGCCCGTGAAATCGGCGCCTTTGCCAAGCGAGAGATTGTCCCGATACCCGACCCACACTACGCAGGTCAGTTGCGGCGTGAATCCGCAGAACCAGACGTCGCGGCTTTCGTTGGTGGTGCCGGTCTTGCCTGCGTGGGGCCGCTTGAGCGCGCTGGACCGTGCACCGGTGCCCCATGGCGCCTCGCAGACAGATTGAAGCATCGACGTGATCACATACGCGACATCGGGCCGGAAACGCTCTTCGCGCTTGATGGACGGTTTCCACAGCGTCAGTCCGTCGCGATCGCGAATCTCACTGATGAACAGCGGCGGAGACCACACGCCGCCTTTGGCAATAGTCGAATACGCGGTCGCCTGATCGAGCACCGTCACCATGTGCGTGCCGAGACCAAGCGTGAGCCCAACCGCGTCATCGATCGGAATGGTAAAGCCTGCGCGCTCGATATACGTGCGGACCGTCGGCATCTCCGTTTCTTCGACAAGGCGAATGGACACGATATTGATCGATTTCTCAAGCGCGTACCGCAGTGTCACGGGCCCCGCGTAATCACCCGAAAAGTTCTTCGGATTCCACTTGTTTCCCGCGCCGTCAAACCGCTCGAACGGGCTGTCCATGCGGATAGTCGCCGGAGTGATGTTGTCTTGACGTCCTGCGTCGATTGCGGCCAGCCACACGAACGGCTTCACACTGGACCCAGGCTGACGTTGCGCTTGCGTGGCCGTGTTGAACTTCTCTTTGTTGAAGTCGCGCCCACCCACCAGCGCGCGCACATAACCGGAATACTGAGGCCGGTTGTCCAGGCAGACGAGTGCGCCGGATACGGGCACAAATTCGGATTCGCGCCCCTGCTTCTTCAAAGACGCAAGGCGATGCGCGTCGAATTCGTCGAGGCCCTTGAACAACGCCTCTTCGGCGGCGCGTTGCAGGTTCATGTCCAATGTCGTAATGATCTCGAGCCCTTGCTCAAGCAGATCCTTCTTGACGACCCGCCCTTCGTTGTAGGCCCGTTGACGCGCTTCTTCGACAAAGTACGCGGCCTTGAACTGATTGGGACGCCAGATCTCGGTGGATGTGTCACCTGACGCGGCAGCGTTCCGCTTTTCCTCAGAGATGGTATAGTCCGTGACCTTGGTGGCAATGGCCTCGTCATACTCGGCCTGCGAAATGAACTTGTTCTCCAACATCTGCCCCAGAACAACGTTGCGCCGATCCGTGGCTCGGTCGGGGTACCGGTCCGGCCGGTTGTTGTTCGGGGTCAATACGATTCCCGCCAACGTCGCACTCTCGGCGATATTCAGATCGCGACAACTCTTTCCAAAGTAGAACTGTGCGGCCGCCTCCACGCCGTACACGCTCGCGCCCAGGAACAACTGATTCAAGTACAGCTCGAGGATTTCGTCCTTCGTGAATTCGCGCTCCACCTGCAACGCGACGACCGCTTCGCGCAGCTTTCGGGTCATGGTGCGCTCCATACCCACGGAGGTGTATTCCTCAACATTGCGTACGATCTGCTGCGTTATCGTACTGCCCCCGCGAATCTTGCCCGTCCTCAAGATGAACAGAAATGCATTGGCGATTGCGTCGGGCCGCACGCCTTTGTGCTCGTAGAAAATGTCGTCCTCGGTCGCGATGATGGCTTTCTGCAGATGAAGCGGAATCTCATTCAGGTTGACCAGCTGCCGGAACTCGATGTTGTATTCGCCCAGCATCTCGTCGTCAGAAGAGTAGATGCGGCTGCCCACGTTGGGCCGGTAGCGGTCGAGGGCGGTAATCCTCGTTTCCGCATCTTCCAGCATGAGCACAAATGCGCCCAGGCATGCCCCCCACAAGGCGGCAACCACCATCATGATGCAGAAAAATATCAGGCCGCAGCCTGGACGTATCCGCCGGCGCGGCTTCGATTCGCGTGATTCTTCACTCATAGTTCGGATCGTATCATCTGGTTATCGGAGGGTACAAAAGAGTGTATCCCGCGGGGGTCATTTGAGTTCCCTTTGCCTGGTCTCGTTTTGGGCGCGCGGGTACCTCAGCCAGAACCAGCAGAGGATGGCCTGAATCGTCGTTGCTCCCGCCATATCAGCGACCATGTCCGCAAAATCGAATGAACGATCGGGGACATAGAGTTGGTGAATCTCGTCCGTGAAACCATAGAAGAACGCGAACAAAATCGGCGCAAAGACCTGTGTCCACGGCGTTGCCGGTTTACGCGAACGCCGGATACCCACGGAGACGATTGCCGCCAAACCGCCGTAAAGCGTCATATGAATCAGCTTGTCGGCTCCATTGAACGGAAGCTCCACCGTCCCCAGATCCGGGCTTGACGAGAGTGCGAATATCATCGTGCAGTACGAGGCAGTCAGTATGTAATAAAGCAGAGGCATGCGGTTACCGGTAGGCCAAGAACGTATGCGCAACGGAGAGCAGGCCTACTTCGCTCTACCTGTTTGGATTCCGGCCATCGGTCCCATGAGGACGGAATCGGCGAAGTATGCCGTGTGCGAATCCTGTGTGCAACCACGTTATCCCGGATTTCTCACGAACATACGTGAACCTCTCTCGTAACCAGTGTGTTTGCGAGACTTGCGGCGAAAAACAAAGCGGTTCTCCGTGAACATAGTGTGTTCGCGAGAAATCCTCATGGCATAACCTCAACGTTTTGCACGTGAGCAATTTGCGTCGGCGCTCAATCGCGCCAGTGCAAATTGCGGACTATGCAAGGGACCTAAGGAAATACGCGGCCAACACGATACCTCCCAACACAATCCGGTAGTAGCCGAAGACCCGAAAATCGTGGCGGCGTATATAGTTCATCAGAAAAGCGACCGCGCCGTATGCCGTGATAAACGACGCGACGCATCCTATTCCGAGTAGCACCCACTCCTGAGGCGTGAAGGACAAACCGCGCTTGAGCACTGTCAGTGTAGTGGCTCCCATCATGGTCGGTATCGCCAGGAAGAACGAAAACTCCGCTGCCACCGGGCGGCTGGCTCCGAGCAACATCGCGCCGATGATCGTTGCCGCGGACCGCGAGACGCCGGGAAACATGGCCAGGCATTGGAAACACCCCACCAGAAAACCGCTCCGGAAGCTGATGGCCTCGATGTCAGGGATTCTGACGGACAGCGATTTGCCTTCAATCACAAGGAGTGCCACACCGCCGGCAACCAACGCCAATGCCACCGGCACCTCCCACGAAAGGTACTTTTCAATGATGTCGTTAAACAGAACGCCCAGCACCACCGCCGGCAAAACGGAAAATGCAATCTTGATCCAGAGCAGTACCGTCCGGTCCCGATGGCTTGAGTCTCCTCGAAACGGCCACAACGTACTCCAAAAATACAGGACCACCGCCAGCACCGCCGGCAACTGGATTATCACCATGAATGAAAACGGAAAATGCGATGCCGGATCGTCGCACAGCCGCAGGTAACGCTCCACCAGGATAAGATGCCCCGTACTGCTGATGGGCAAGAATTCCGTCAAACCTTCGACAATCCCGAGCAAGACAGCATTCAGATAAACCACGAACCACTCCTCAATCCGCAAACGCCTCGTCGGCGCAGATAGTATCTATCAAAAGAAAGGCAATTCAGGATTGCCCTCATACACATACGCTTCCAGATCCTTCGGCTCCCACCGGTACTTCTTCAGATCGCAACAATCGTCCTCATTAAAGACGACCCCCTCGTCTTCGAGCAGCCGCCGCTGCAGTAGCGGCCGTTCGACATCGCCCCGCGCGCTGATGCCTCCCTGATGATTAATGACGCGCTGCCAGGGCACATCCTTCTCGCCGCTCGCGCGCATTGCGTATCCGACGGCCCGGGCAGCCCGAGGAACGCCGAGAATTGTCGCAATCTGCCCATAGGTCATCACGCGCCCTTTCGGGATATCGCGCACAAGCCGGTACACCGCTTCGTAGAACCCTATCGATGTATCCTTCGGCCTCATGGTTCCCTCTGCGCTTCCTACTCGCGCCAACGCAGGACTCCGCGTGTCGAGCTGCCTCAAAGACGCCGTGCGAACATGCATTCCGGGATCGTACACGCGACGGAGCCACAAGTCGAATCGCGCCACCGGCGCCGGCTTGGCACATGCGAGAACCCGTAACCGGGCCAGCCACAGTCCGAATTCCCAGGCTCCCCTCGACCTCGGAGAACCGCCTCAACTTTCGCCGCAAGTCGTGCGAACGTGCTGGTTACGAGATGCGTCCAAGTGTGTTCGCGAGAAATTCGGATTAGTTGTCATTACAAGGTGAAATCGGGTAAGGTATACCAGCGGGGGCGCTGCCGGGCCGTAATGCGACCAGCTCGGGTCAAAAATGCAATTACATTTGCGGCGCCCTCTGGGAGCCCGTACCAAGGTGGAGTTCTTACCCTTGTCGGTCAAGGGGAGGAACTTCAAATGTAGCAACGGTTTGGAACAGAATCGGATGATCGTGAGGGGAAATGAAGAGGGGATCTCGCCTTCCATCGCGGCGCAGGAGGAGGGCGTAGTGAGACCGCAGCGTACCAGGTTTTGGGGGGGACACGCCCTGGTGGGTCACGTCGTTCGTCTCGCCTGCGTGGTGAACATGCTCGCCGGATGTCTCCTCTCCGCTGCCGCCGAAGAACCCGTCGAACTTCACGTCTGGGGCCTGAGCATGGGGGAAACCCGTGCAGGTTGGTACGCCCTCGTGGAGGCTTTTGAAAAAGAGTATCCAAACATCAAGGTCGTCTTCGGTCCCGCCGACCGAGGGGAGGATCTCCAAAAACTCCTTTGCGGTGTGGTAGGCAGTGTACCGCCCGATGTGTTTCGCCGCGAAGCAAATCTCTTCGGCGATATCGCGGCACGCGGCATCCTTATGCCATTGGACAAGTTCATCGAGCAGGACAAGTCCCTTCCAGATGGCCTGCACGAGGAAAACTACCCGACGGGACTGTGGCAGGCCTGCAAATGGAACGGGCGAGTTTATGCCATTGCGGAAGGGTCTGGACTCCTATGCCTTTCCTACAATAAGGCGGTGTTTCGGGAGGCAGGACTCGACCCCGAGAAACCGCCCCGGACGTGGGATGAATGGCGCGACATGACCGAGAAGTTGACCGTGCGGGATGCGCGCGGGCGAGTCACACGTCTCGGTAATATGATGACACGCACCCTGTATAGCGTGGACGACCTCTCGTTCTATGTCCGACAGCTTGGTGGCGATGTCTTGTCCAAAGATGGCCGCGAATCGCTGTTGGACAGCCCGGAGGCGTTACGTGCGATCAAGTTTGTCGCAAGTATGTACGAGGCCGCGGGAGGCCGCCGCGCGTTCGACGATTTTTCACAGACGAATGAGGCCACGGGCATCTTTCCGCAAGGAGACGGCAGAATTGCGATGTCCGTGGAAGATGACTCCATCATATATCGCGCCATGCTGAGAAAACCGGATATGGAATTGGGGATTGCGCCGGTTCCCACTCCGGACGGACGCCCTCCAATTTCATTGTCGGACCGGCACGCCCTCTATCTCATCCCCCATAACGCACGCCATCCCAAAGAGGCTTGGCAGTTCATCCGGTTTGCCTTATCTCCGAAGGGCCAGATTCCATACTTCGATGCGTGCGCGGAACAAACGCGTGCGCGCGGCAACACGCTGGTTTATCCGGGATTCAGGGCCGACCGCAAAGTGCGCGAGGCAGTCATTGGCAAGTACCCGCTCACAAATCCCGTATTCGCCGCGGCATACGCCAATTGCGAGAAACTCGTTCCGTACCTTGTGCCCCCCACGGCAAACCCGGTGAATGCTATTCTGCGCGATGAGATGATCCGCGCCGTTGACCGCGTCCTATACGGTGAGATGACGGCCGAGCAGGCGCTGCATGATGCCGACCGCCGTGTGCAGGGCCAGTTGGACATCTATAACAAGCGCGACAGCTACCCCCTCCTGAATTGGGCATGGGTATGGGTGGGCGCCGCCGCCCTCATCGTGGGCACAGTCTCTTGGCTGGCATGGAGTACACGCAACTACCGGGCCCGAAGCTCCATGCAAAAGCACGACAATCGAATGGGCATCGTGTTTATCGGTCCGTGGGCGCTTGGGTTTATCGTCTTCACCGCAGGCCCCATGATCTTCTCCTTGGCCATGAGCTTCTGCTCCTACGACGTTATTCATCCGGCTCGCTTTGTTGGATTGGACAACTATTCGTTTCTGCTGGCCAACGATCCGCTGTTCTGGAAATCGCTCTGGAATACCGTGTTCATGGTGGTGGCGCTTCCCCTTGGCATGTCGGTGTCCCTCATTCTGGCGATGCTGCTCAACACCAAGGTCAAAGGAATGGCCTTCTACCGCACCATTTTCTACCTGCCCGCCATCACACCCGCCGTGGCGACCGCTGTACTCTGGTACGCTCTGCTGAATCCAGAGGGTTTGATCAACCTCGGGTTGCGCGAGTTGGGACTACATCCGCCTTCTTGGCTCGGCGACAAGTCATGGTCGAAACCGGCCATCGTCTTCATGGGCCTGTGGGGCGCGGGCGGCGGCATGATCATGTGGCTGGCGGGCCTCCAGGGCATCCCCGCGCATTTGTATGAAGCGGCTTCGATCGACGGTGCGGGCCGGATACGCCAGTTCTTCTCCGTGACATTACCCATGCTGACCCCGTACATCTTCTTCTCGTTTGTCACCGGGATCATCGGCGTGTTCCAGATCTTTGCGCAGGCATTGATTTTGACGCGCGGCGGTCCCGCCGATTCAACCTTGTTCTATGTCTATTATCTGTTCAACAACGCGTTCCGGTACTTCAAGATGGGGTACGCCTCCGCGCAGGCGTGGGTCTTGTTCCTGCTTGTGCTGCTGCTGACGCTTGTTCAATGGCGCATGTCGAAGAGGTGGGTGCACTATGAATAGGCGTCTGCGCAATGGGCTCATCGAGTTGGTCCGCCAGTGCTTCATGCACGTGATCCTGGCCGCCATCGGCATCCTGTTCTCGATTCCGTTCTTGTGGCTGATCGTCACCAGCTTCAAACAACGATCTGAAATCTTCCGCATACCGATGACTTGGATACCCGAGGTCTTCAAGCAGCATCCGCTCGAATGGTCAAAGGTATTTCAGAACTTCACCAACGCGCAGCAATTCATCCCCATGTGGAGTTGGCTCGGCAATACGCTCTACGTGACGGTACTCAACGTTGCGCTCAACGTCGTGTCGAGCGCGTTTATCGCCTACGGCTTCTCGCGCATCCGCTGGCGCGGCCGCGAGACGGTCTTCCTCCTTGTGCTCGCGACGCTTATGTTGCCCGCGCAAGTCACCATGATCCCGCAATTCCTCATCTTCAACCAGCTTGACTGGTACAACACGCTCAACCCGCTGTGGGTCCCCGCAATGTTCGGCGCGGCCTTTCACATCTTCCTGCTACGCCAATTCATGCTAACTCTGCCCATCGACCTTGACGAAGCCGCGAAAATCGACGGCTGCGGCCATTTCCGCATCTTCACGACCATGACGATGCCGCTCATCAAGCCCGCGCTCGCGGTCGTCGCCGTGCAGACTTTCCAGGGCGCATGGAACAACTTCCTCGGCGCGTACATCTACATCAACACCAAAGACAAGATGACCATCGCCCTCG
This window contains:
- a CDS encoding PBP1A family penicillin-binding protein — its product is MSEESRESKPRRRIRPGCGLIFFCIMMVVAALWGACLGAFVLMLEDAETRITALDRYRPNVGSRIYSSDDEMLGEYNIEFRQLVNLNEIPLHLQKAIIATEDDIFYEHKGVRPDAIANAFLFILRTGKIRGGSTITQQIVRNVEEYTSVGMERTMTRKLREAVVALQVEREFTKDEILELYLNQLFLGASVYGVEAAAQFYFGKSCRDLNIAESATLAGIVLTPNNNRPDRYPDRATDRRNVVLGQMLENKFISQAEYDEAIATKVTDYTISEEKRNAAASGDTSTEIWRPNQFKAAYFVEEARQRAYNEGRVVKKDLLEQGLEIITTLDMNLQRAAEEALFKGLDEFDAHRLASLKKQGRESEFVPVSGALVCLDNRPQYSGYVRALVGGRDFNKEKFNTATQAQRQPGSSVKPFVWLAAIDAGRQDNITPATIRMDSPFERFDGAGNKWNPKNFSGDYAGPVTLRYALEKSINIVSIRLVEETEMPTVRTYIERAGFTIPIDDAVGLTLGLGTHMVTVLDQATAYSTIAKGGVWSPPLFISEIRDRDGLTLWKPSIKREERFRPDVAYVITSMLQSVCEAPWGTGARSSALKRPHAGKTGTTNESRDVWFCGFTPQLTCVVWVGYRDNLSLGKGADFTGGRLACPIWTEFMIKAHEDIPIEKFPVPEDQGLKFIEVDRMTQRNGVPGFYGDKFNEVFLDGTYPPENPIQDQERQVMEEQLERRAIEEQLQGGLPPVTTPVPSPDTPPPLVPSDL
- a CDS encoding VanZ family protein, whose amino-acid sequence is MPLLYYILTASYCTMIFALSSSPDLGTVELPFNGADKLIHMTLYGGLAAIVSVGIRRSRKPATPWTQVFAPILFAFFYGFTDEIHQLYVPDRSFDFADMVADMAGATTIQAILCWFWLRYPRAQNETRQRELK
- a CDS encoding undecaprenyl-diphosphate phosphatase, with amino-acid sequence MVYLNAVLLGIVEGLTEFLPISSTGHLILVERYLRLCDDPASHFPFSFMVIIQLPAVLAVVLYFWSTLWPFRGDSSHRDRTVLLWIKIAFSVLPAVVLGVLFNDIIEKYLSWEVPVALALVAGGVALLVIEGKSLSVRIPDIEAISFRSGFLVGCFQCLAMFPGVSRSAATIIGAMLLGASRPVAAEFSFFLAIPTMMGATTLTVLKRGLSFTPQEWVLLGIGCVASFITAYGAVAFLMNYIRRHDFRVFGYYRIVLGGIVLAAYFLRSLA
- a CDS encoding MGMT family protein is translated as MRPKDTSIGFYEAVYRLVRDIPKGRVMTYGQIATILGVPRAARAVGYAMRASGEKDVPWQRVINHQGGISARGDVERPLLQRRLLEDEGVVFNEDDCCDLKKYRWEPKDLEAYVYEGNPELPFF
- a CDS encoding extracellular solute-binding protein translates to MRPQRTRFWGGHALVGHVVRLACVVNMLAGCLLSAAAEEPVELHVWGLSMGETRAGWYALVEAFEKEYPNIKVVFGPADRGEDLQKLLCGVVGSVPPDVFRREANLFGDIAARGILMPLDKFIEQDKSLPDGLHEENYPTGLWQACKWNGRVYAIAEGSGLLCLSYNKAVFREAGLDPEKPPRTWDEWRDMTEKLTVRDARGRVTRLGNMMTRTLYSVDDLSFYVRQLGGDVLSKDGRESLLDSPEALRAIKFVASMYEAAGGRRAFDDFSQTNEATGIFPQGDGRIAMSVEDDSIIYRAMLRKPDMELGIAPVPTPDGRPPISLSDRHALYLIPHNARHPKEAWQFIRFALSPKGQIPYFDACAEQTRARGNTLVYPGFRADRKVREAVIGKYPLTNPVFAAAYANCEKLVPYLVPPTANPVNAILRDEMIRAVDRVLYGEMTAEQALHDADRRVQGQLDIYNKRDSYPLLNWAWVWVGAAALIVGTVSWLAWSTRNYRARSSMQKHDNRMGIVFIGPWALGFIVFTAGPMIFSLAMSFCSYDVIHPARFVGLDNYSFLLANDPLFWKSLWNTVFMVVALPLGMSVSLILAMLLNTKVKGMAFYRTIFYLPAITPAVATAVLWYALLNPEGLINLGLRELGLHPPSWLGDKSWSKPAIVFMGLWGAGGGMIMWLAGLQGIPAHLYEAASIDGAGRIRQFFSVTLPMLTPYIFFSFVTGIIGVFQIFAQALILTRGGPADSTLFYVYYLFNNAFRYFKMGYASAQAWVLFLLVLLLTLVQWRMSKRWVHYE
- a CDS encoding carbohydrate ABC transporter permease, which produces MNRRLRNGLIELVRQCFMHVILAAIGILFSIPFLWLIVTSFKQRSEIFRIPMTWIPEVFKQHPLEWSKVFQNFTNAQQFIPMWSWLGNTLYVTVLNVALNVVSSAFIAYGFSRIRWRGRETVFLLVLATLMLPAQVTMIPQFLIFNQLDWYNTLNPLWVPAMFGAAFHIFLLRQFMLTLPIDLDEAAKIDGCGHFRIFTTMTMPLIKPALAVVAVQTFQGAWNNFLGAYIYINTKDKMTIALGLQWFRTEQGSMYGEMMATSLVMTLPMILIFFLCQRYMIQGITLSGIKA